From a single Gavia stellata isolate bGavSte3 chromosome 5, bGavSte3.hap2, whole genome shotgun sequence genomic region:
- the FABP1 gene encoding fatty acid-binding protein, liver isoform X2, giving the protein MSFTGKYELQSQENFEPFMKALGLPDDQIQKGKDIKSISEIVQDGKKFKVTVTTGSKVLHNEFTIGEECEMEMLTGEKVKAVVQLEGNNRLVATLKGLKSVTELNGDTITNTLTMGDLTYKRISKRI; this is encoded by the exons ATGAGCTTCACTGGAAAGTACGAACTCCAGTCCCAGGAAAATTTTGAACCTTTTATGAAAGCCCTTG GGCTTCCCGATGACCAGATCCAGAAGGGCAAGGACATCAAGAGCATCTCAGAAATTGTGCAGGATGGGAAAAAGTTCAAGGTTACCGTGACCACTGGCTCTAAAGTGCTGCACAACGAGTTCACCATTGGGGAGGAGTGCGAGATGGAGATGCTGACAGGAGAGAAAGTCAAG GCTGTTGTTCAGCTGGAGGGTAACAACAGACTGGTTGCAACCCTGAAAGGGCTGAAATCCGTCACCGAACTCAACGGAGACACCATCACCAAT ACGCTGACCATGGGAGACCTCACCTACAAGAGAATCAGCAAGAGAATCTAG
- the FABP1 gene encoding fatty acid-binding protein, liver isoform X1, translating into MSFTGKYELQSQENFEPFMKALGLPDDQIQKGKDIKSISEIVQDGKKFKVTVTTGSKVLHNEFTIGEECEMEMLTGEKVKAVVQLEGNNRLVATLKGLKSVTELNGDTITNVSVEERGNGWSNSAYSCLQGSGPTKPLEMLGTLERYWRRAHARTQAL; encoded by the exons ATGAGCTTCACTGGAAAGTACGAACTCCAGTCCCAGGAAAATTTTGAACCTTTTATGAAAGCCCTTG GGCTTCCCGATGACCAGATCCAGAAGGGCAAGGACATCAAGAGCATCTCAGAAATTGTGCAGGATGGGAAAAAGTTCAAGGTTACCGTGACCACTGGCTCTAAAGTGCTGCACAACGAGTTCACCATTGGGGAGGAGTGCGAGATGGAGATGCTGACAGGAGAGAAAGTCAAG GCTGTTGTTCAGCTGGAGGGTAACAACAGACTGGTTGCAACCCTGAAAGGGCTGAAATCCGTCACCGAACTCAACGGAGACACCATCACCAATGTAAGTGTAGAAGAGAGGGGTAATGGCTGGAGTAACAGTGCCTACAGCTGCCTTCAGGGTTCTGGCCCTACAAAACCTCTCGAGATGCTGGGGACCTTAGAGAGGTACTGGAGACGAGCACATGCTCGCACTCAGGCTCTGTAG